Proteins from a genomic interval of Scomber japonicus isolate fScoJap1 chromosome 10, fScoJap1.pri, whole genome shotgun sequence:
- the abhd5a gene encoding 1-acylglycerol-3-phosphate O-acyltransferase ABHD5, which yields MLTSVGAHSLVSSMWGYVDTTMRWCWLPGWLPSWCPTSESKLKTAEDRMLQCVNSTFTKQYISISEDNVLWTLSFCNDSVKDKTPIVLLHGFGSGVGLWAQNLDALSQRRPVFAFDLLGFGQSSRPVFSTDAEKAEDQFMESIEQWRDKMGLDSMILMGHNLGGYLAVSYSIKYPNRVNHIFLVEPWGFPERPDTAETDRPIPVWIKALGAMFSPFNPLAGLRLVGPLGPTLVQTLRPDFKRKFSSMFSDNTVSDYIYHLNVQTPSGETAFKNMTIPYGWAKRPMLERMDQLHPTIPITIVYGSRSSIDSNSGSIIKENRPHSHVEIISIRGAGHYVYADQPEEFNRRVLQACDKVD from the exons ATGTTGACTTCTGTTGGTGCTCACAGTCTGGTCAGCAGTATGTGGGGCTACGTGGACACCACAATGAG GTGGTGCTGGCTTCCTGGCTGGCTGCCTTCATGGTGTCCCACCTCTGAGAGCAAGCTGAAGACAGCAGAGGACAGGATGCTGCAAT GTGTAAATAGCACCTTTACCAAACAGTACATCTCCATCTCCGAAGACAACGTGCTGTGGACTCTGAGCTTTTGCAATGACAGTGTGAAAGACAAAACCCCCATAGTTCTCCTCCATGGTTTCGGAAGTGGCGTGGGCCTCTGGGCTCAGAACCTGGACGCTCTGTCCCAGCGTCGGCCCGTCTTCGCTTTCGACCTGCTGGGCTTCGGCCAGAGCAGCCGGCCCGTGTTCTCCACAGACGCAGAGAAGGCCGAGGACCAGTTTATGGAGTCCATAGAGCAGTGGAGGGATAAAATGGGTCTGGATTCTATGATACTGATGGGACACAACCTGGGAGGATACCTGGCTGTGTCGTACTCTATTAAATATCCCAACAG AGTAAATCACATATTCCTGGTGGAGCCCTGGGGTTTCCCCGAGCGTCCAGACACAGCAGAGACCGACCGTCCCATCCCGGTGTGGATCAAAGCTCTGGGGGCCATGTTCAGTCCTTTTAACCCCCTGGCTGGCCTGAGATTGGTCGGACCGCTGG GTCCCACTCTGGTCCAGACTCTGAGACCCGACTTCAAGAGGAAGTTCTCCTCCATGTTCAGTGACAACACCGTCTCAGACTACATCTACCACCTGAACGTGCAAACCCCGAG CGGGGAAACAGCTTTTAAGAACATGACCATTCCCTACGGCTGGGCCAAGAGACCCATGCTGGAGAGGATGGACCAGCTCCACCCAACAATCCCCATCACCATCGTGTATGGCTCACGCTCCAGCATCGACAGCAACTCGGGCAGCATCATCAAAGAGAACAGGCCACACTCTCATGTGGAGATCATC TCCATCCGCGGAGCAGGACACTACGTGTATGCTGACCAGCCGGAGGAATTCAACCGCAGAGTTTTGCAAGCGTGTGATAAAGTGgactga